From Haemorhous mexicanus isolate bHaeMex1 chromosome 1, bHaeMex1.pri, whole genome shotgun sequence, one genomic window encodes:
- the TMEM106B gene encoding transmembrane protein 106B: MGKSLSHLPMHACKEDGYDGSSVSDNVRNGLVHSEVQNEDSRCGDVSQFPYVEFTGRDSVTCPTCQGTGRIPRGQENQLVALIPYSDQRLRPRRTKLYVTASVTVCLLLSGLAVFFLFPRSIDVQYIGVKSVYVTYEQERRIIYLNITNTLNITNNNYYSVEVANITAQVQFSKTVIGKARLNNITNIGPLDMKQIDYMVPTVIQDEMSYMYDFCTLPSIKVHNIVVMMQVTVTTSYLGHPEQISQERYQYVDCGGNTTYQLGQSEYLNVLQPPQ; encoded by the exons ATGGGAAAATCACTTTCTCACCTGCCTATGCATGCATGCAAGGAAGATGGCTATGATGGAAGCTCAGTGTCTGATAACGTGAGGAACGGTTTAGTTCACTCAGAAGTGCAAAATGAGGACAGCAGATGTGGAGATGTGTCACAATTTCCCTATGTGGAATTTACAGGAAGGGACAGTGTCACCTGCCCCACCTGTCAGGGAACAGGAAGAATTCCACGAG GGCAGGAAAATCAGCTGGTAGCCTTAATTCCATACAGTGATCAGAGACTGAGGCCAAGAAGAAC aaagcTGTATGTGACTGCTTCTGTAACTGTGtgtttgctgctctctgggctggctgtatttttcttgtttcctcgCTCGATTGATGTTCAGTACATTGGTGTGAAGTCCGTATATGTCACTTACGAACAGGAAAGGCGAATAATCTATCTCAATATTACG aaCACACTTAATATAACAAATAACAACTACTACTCTGTTGAAGTGGCAAATATCACAGCCCAAGTTCAGTTTTCAAAAACAGTTATTGGCAAAGCACGGTTAAACAACATCACCAACATTGGTCCGCTGGATATGAAACAG attgaTTATATGGTGCCCACAGTCATACAAGATGAAATGAGCTACATGTA tgaCTTCTGTACTTTACCATCTATCAAAGTACATAACATAGTAGTGATGATGCA AGTGACAGTGACGACCTCGTACTTAGGCCACCCTGAGCAAATATCCCAGGAGAGATACCAGTATGTGGACTGTGGAGGAAACACAACCTACCAGCTGGGCCAGTCAGAATATTTAAATGTCCTTCAGCCTCCACAGTAA